One region of Salvia miltiorrhiza cultivar Shanhuang (shh) chromosome 3, IMPLAD_Smil_shh, whole genome shotgun sequence genomic DNA includes:
- the LOC131017985 gene encoding putative wall-associated receptor kinase-like 16: protein MVFEKLNNMQASMLLIMFILASSPTVLLSSQNFPLAKLNCEDRCGDIRIPFPFGTTEECYTHKSFWVTCNDTGFNPPKLFGGNTSVEITDISLDGQIKLQLFIAKNCYYNGKSNISNNPLLQLPKYFTVNNTANRFTIVGCDAYGFVSGRRINRNFTTGCTAMCSSEADLTEGECDGVGCCQTTIPKDVWQVRIQVRSYSNYTNVWDFNNCSYAFVVEKDSFNFSKANLTNLSNVLKLPSVVDWAIGNGTCEEAKSNATTYACVSANSDCYKPTNGYGYRCRCEEGFEGNPYLDHGCIDINECETQNNCSKHALCRNTQGNYTCYCDPEKFDGDGRGEHGCNEKAPKKHNMKIAYILIGVASGIIALLLAIIVVYLELKRRSQNKRKRKFFLQNGGHMLQEKLARREASPEMVEIFSSSDLEKATKNFHDSMIIGQGGFGTVYRGVLADRRTVAIKKSIKVDPTQIEQFINEVVVLSQINHRNVVILLGCCLETDAPLLVYEFITNGTLSSHLHNEAKARALDWNTRLKIAAETAGVLSYLHSSAATPIIHRDVKPDNILLDHNFTAKVADFGASKLVPIDLTQLSTMVQGTFGYLDPEYMQTNQLTEKSDVYSFGVVLLQLVTGRRALSFDRPVEEKSLANYFLSLLKQDLLLEIIDDNIVGLGNMEQISAVCKLAKECLNVRGEDRPSMKEVAMELEGLILGGKHSWATINVENEEEKESLLPNDGGMSHFGNGDMSSSVGYDSINRDHIILPMDGGR from the exons ATGGTGTTTGAGAAACTCAACAATATGCAGGCATCAATGCTGCTCATCATGTTCATATTGGCCTCCTCTCCAACAGTACTACTCTCATCACAGAATTTCCCCTTAGCTAAGCTAAACTGCGAAGATCGTTGCGGCGATATACGCATCCCATTCCCTTTCGGCACCACAGAAGAATGCTACACCCACAAGAGTTTTTGGGTCACTTGCAACGACACCGGTTTCAATCCTCCGAAGCTCTTCGGGGGGAACACGTCAGTCGAAATCACAGATATATCCCTCGACGGCCAGATCAAATTGCAGTTGTTCATTGCAAAAAATTGTTATTATAACGGCAAAAGTAATATCAGCAACAATCCTCTTTTACAGCTCCCTAAATATTTCACGGTGAATAACACTGCGAATAGGTTCACTATCGTGGGGTGTGATGCGTACGGCTTCGTCTCAGGGCGTAGGATCAACCGCAACTTCACGACGGGCTGCACCGCCATGTGCAGCTCCGAGGCTGATCTGACCGAAGGGGAGTGTGACGGCGTCGGCTGTTGCCAGACTACCATCCCCAAAGATGTGTGGCAGGTGCGAATTCAGGTGAGgagttattccaattataccaATGTTTGGGACTTCAACAACTGCAGTTATGCCTTTGTAGTTGAGAAGGATTCCTTCAATTTCTCTAAGGCCAATCTCACAAACTTGTCCAACGTTCTAAAACTTCCTTCGGTGGTTGATTGGGCCATCGGGAATGGGACGTGCGAGGAGGCCAAGAGCAACGCCACCACCTATGCTTGCGTGAGTGCAAACTCTGACTGCTACAAGCCCACCAACGGCTACGGCTACCGCTGTCGTTGTGAGGAGGGATTTGAAGGAAATCCTTACCTAGATCATGGGTGTATAG ATATTAATGAATGcgagactcaaaataattgcAGCAAGCATGCGTTATGCAGGAATACACAAGGGAATTACACATGTTATTGTGATCCGGAGAAATTCGATGGCGACGGAAGAGGTGAACATGGCTGCAACGAGAAGGCTCCAAAGAAGCACAACATGAAGATTGCATATATCTTGATTg GAGTGGCCTCTGGGATCATTGCTCTACTACTTGCTATCATCGTCGTCTACTTGGAGCTCAAAAGAAGATCACAGAATAAGAGGAAGCGAAAATTCTTTCTCCAAAACGGCGGGCATATGTTGCAAGAGAAGCTCGCTAGGAGAGAAGCCTCACCGGAGATGGTGGAGATTTTCAGCTCATCCGACCTTGAAAAGGCGACAAAAAACTTCCATGACAGTATGATCATTGGTCAGGGTGGCTTTGGCACCGTCTACAGAGGCGTGCTAGCAGATAGAAGAACAGTTGCGATCAAAAAGTCCATAAAAGTTGATCCCACACAAATTGAGCAGTTCATCAACGAGGTTGTTGTTCTGTCTCAAATCAACCACAGGAATGTAGTTATACTGCTTGGTTGTTGCCTAGAGACCGATGCTCCCCTTCTAGTCTACGAGTTCATTACCAATGGCACCCTTTCCTCACACCTGCACAACGAGGCTAAAGCTCGTGCTCTTGATTGGAACACGCGTCTGAAGATTGCTGCAGAAACTGCAGGGGTCCTCTCGTATCTGCACTCTTCAGCTGCTACTCCGATCATACATAGGGATGTCAAGCCGGACAACATCCTTTTAGACCATAATTTCACGGCAAAGGTGGCGGATTTTGGAGCTTCAAAGTTGGTTCCTATTGATCTCACGCAGCTATCCACCATGGTGCAAGGGACTTTTGGATACCTCGATCCTGAATACATGCAGACGAATCAGTTGACAGAGAAGAGCGATGTTTATAGCTTCGGAGTAGTCCTCTTGCAGCTGGTCACGGGGCGGAGAGCATTGAGTTTTGATAGGCCAGTAGAGGAGAAGAGTTTAGCCAACTATTTCCTTTCTCTACTCAAACAGGACCTTTTGCTTGAAATTATTGATGATAATATTGTGGGTTTAGGAAATATGGAGCAAATATCAGCAGTTTGTAAGCTCGCGAAAGAGTGCTTGAACGTGAGAGGCGAAGATAGGCCTAGTATGAAGGAGGTGGCAATGGAGCTCGAAGGGCTGATACTCGGAGGGAAGCATTCGTGGGCAACAATAAATGTAGAGAATGAAGAAGAGAAGGAGTCTTTGCTTCCAAATGATGGTGGAATGAGTCACTTTGGTAATGGTGATATGAGCTCAAGTGTGGGATATGATAGCATCAACAGAGATCATATTATTTTGCCAATGGATGGAGGAAGATGA
- the LOC131018493 gene encoding uncharacterized protein LOC131018493, which produces MGIKFRNNKYRIRKEIYKKTHARLREKLKVVLEASGVHGEELEHRVTFHEFREDQILAELDRFEPPPGFANHQWLKFKSNMKSEKAKKLSEKGKKARATQSHTHTTGTKSYAQVEDEHVIKYKEHPGPLTFFDLTHKRRDGSYVQSDSKEFMIAAKSEIVRRKNEGTCENPVELESSVWYDLMGDDKPGRARGYGIGVTKSSVTAFRAKLRQMQSESENSSAHDNEIVQLKILLSKQQQQLAAQENVMNAYMAKTNRIIGNLRDEVLLYRTTFGAGTKDLLRSYHLKTSSGTKSTMSISNTMALGSLGLHDFGHNQMEMSSEKSVQGCTQALEAGDQVQLGCSVDAFINELT; this is translated from the exons ATGGGCATAAAATTCAGGAACAACAAGTATCGGATAAGAAAGGAGATATATAAAAAGACACATGCTAGATTGAGGGAAAAGCTGAAAGTAGTTCTGGAAGCTAGTGGTGTTCATGGTGAAGAATTGGAACATCGAGTGACATTTCATGAATTTCGTGAAGAccaaattttggcagagcttgaTCGGTTtgagcctccacctggatttgcTAATCATCAATGGCTTAAATTCAAGAGTAATATGAAATCTGAAAAGGCAAAG AAACTATCCGAGAAAGGAAAAAAAGCTCGTGCGACTCAAAGTCATACTCATACAACTGGTACCAAGAGTTATGCTCAAGTTGAAGATGAGCAT GTCATTAAATATAAAGAACATCCTGGGCCACTTACATTTTTTGACTTGACACATAAAAGGAGAGATGGTTCTTATGTGCAGAGTGATTCAAAGGAATTTATG aTTGCTGCCAAATCAGAAATTGTTAGGCGTAAAAATGAAGGAACTTGTGAAAATCCTGTTGAATTAGAAAGTTCAGTTTGGTATGACTTGATGGGTGATGATAAGCCTGGTCGAGCCCGTGGTTATGGTATTGGTGTCACGAAATCATCTGTGACTGCCTTCCGAGCCAAACTTAGGCAAATGCAAAGTGAATCAGAAAACTCAAGTGCTCATGACAATGAAATAGTCCAGCTCAAGATATTACTTAGCAAGCAACAACAGCAACTTGCTGCACAAGAAAATGTGATGAATGCATACATGGCAAAGACAAACAGAATTATAGGCAATTTAAGAGATGAAGTTCTACTATATCGCACAACATTTGGAGCTGGTACAAAGGACTTACTTAGATCCTACCATCTGAAAACGAGCTCAGGGACAAAAAGTACTATGAGTATCAGCAATACAATGGCTCTCGGGAGTTTGGGCTTACACGACTTTGGTCACAACCAAATGGAAATGAGCTCAGAAAAAAGTGTTCAAG GTTGCACCCAAGCGTTGGAGGCTGGAGATCAAGTTCAGCTAGGATGCAGTGTTGATGCTTTCATCAATGAGCTTACCTAA